One stretch of Rhinatrema bivittatum chromosome 8, aRhiBiv1.1, whole genome shotgun sequence DNA includes these proteins:
- the EGFL7 gene encoding epidermal growth factor-like protein 7 isoform X1: MCRISCLLAGFTLILGVTGNGYLYRSGRRICTTDAERGIELHTESFVQAVHKPYMKTCEGPRLCSTYRTTYKVAYRQISRKIPQQLYACCPGWRRTNQHPYACRKAPCRIPCRNGGACSDVNRCDCPPGWSGKSCQTDVDECSRGSHACAHQCVNMAGSYCCTCLEGYRLFADGKSCHPIPKLTDEKIDIPSLENTSGTSDAVTGALQELRTRVDMLEQKLQLLLAPFHSLSPSGLDEDSSDLTSWLARSFQQLDRIDSLSEQILFLEERLETCSCKNES, encoded by the exons ATGTGCAGGATCAGCTGCCTCCTCGCGGGATTTACTCTAATCCTCGGTGTGACTGGCAATGGCTATTTGTACCGCTCTGG TCGTCGGATATGCACTACTGATGCAGAACGTGGAATAGAATTACACACAGAATCCTTCGTGCAGGCAGTTCACAAGCCCTACATGAAGACCTGTGAGGGGCCCAGACTCTGCAGTACATACAG AACCACGTACAAAGTTGCTTATCGCCAGATTTCCAGGAAAATTCCTCAGCAGTTGTATGCATGTTGCCCTGGGTGGAGGAGGACCAACCAACATCCTTATGCCTGCCGCAAAG CTCCTTGCAGAATTCCTTGTCGGAATGGCGGGGCATGTTCAGATGTCAACAGATGTGACTGTCCGCCAGGATGGAGTGGAAAATCCTGCCAGACAG ATGTGGATGAATGCAGCAGAGGGAGCCATGCCTGTGCCCATCAGTGTGTCAACATGGCGGGCAGTTACTGCTGCACGTGTCTTGAGGGTTACAGGCTGTTTGCCGATGGCAAATCTTGTCATCCGATACCAAAACTCACTGACGAAAAAATAGACATCCCATCACTGGAAAACACTTCTG GCACATCCGATGCAGTGACAGGAGCCCTGCAAGAACTCAGGACCAGGGTGGACATGCTGGAGCAG AAACTTCAGCTGCTTCTGGCTCCTTTCCACAGTCTGAGTCCATCAGGACTGGATGAGGACAGCTCAGACCTGACGAGTTGGCTGGCCCGCTCCTTCCAGCAGCTTGACCGAATAGACTCACTCAGCGAGCAGATCTTGTTCCTAGAAGAACGCCTGGAGACCT
- the EGFL7 gene encoding epidermal growth factor-like protein 7 isoform X3 has protein sequence MKTCEGPRLCSTYRTTYKVAYRQISRKIPQQLYACCPGWRRTNQHPYACRKAPCRIPCRNGGACSDVNRCDCPPGWSGKSCQTDVDECSRGSHACAHQCVNMAGSYCCTCLEGYRLFADGKSCHPIPKLTDEKIDIPSLENTSGTSDAVTGALQELRTRVDMLEQKLQLLLAPFHSLSPSGLDEDSSDLTSWLARSFQQLDRIDSLSEQILFLEERLETCSCKNES, from the exons ATGAAGACCTGTGAGGGGCCCAGACTCTGCAGTACATACAG AACCACGTACAAAGTTGCTTATCGCCAGATTTCCAGGAAAATTCCTCAGCAGTTGTATGCATGTTGCCCTGGGTGGAGGAGGACCAACCAACATCCTTATGCCTGCCGCAAAG CTCCTTGCAGAATTCCTTGTCGGAATGGCGGGGCATGTTCAGATGTCAACAGATGTGACTGTCCGCCAGGATGGAGTGGAAAATCCTGCCAGACAG ATGTGGATGAATGCAGCAGAGGGAGCCATGCCTGTGCCCATCAGTGTGTCAACATGGCGGGCAGTTACTGCTGCACGTGTCTTGAGGGTTACAGGCTGTTTGCCGATGGCAAATCTTGTCATCCGATACCAAAACTCACTGACGAAAAAATAGACATCCCATCACTGGAAAACACTTCTG GCACATCCGATGCAGTGACAGGAGCCCTGCAAGAACTCAGGACCAGGGTGGACATGCTGGAGCAG AAACTTCAGCTGCTTCTGGCTCCTTTCCACAGTCTGAGTCCATCAGGACTGGATGAGGACAGCTCAGACCTGACGAGTTGGCTGGCCCGCTCCTTCCAGCAGCTTGACCGAATAGACTCACTCAGCGAGCAGATCTTGTTCCTAGAAGAACGCCTGGAGACCT
- the EGFL7 gene encoding epidermal growth factor-like protein 7 isoform X2 produces the protein MCRISCLLAGFTLILGVTGNGYLYRSGTTYKVAYRQISRKIPQQLYACCPGWRRTNQHPYACRKAPCRIPCRNGGACSDVNRCDCPPGWSGKSCQTDVDECSRGSHACAHQCVNMAGSYCCTCLEGYRLFADGKSCHPIPKLTDEKIDIPSLENTSGTSDAVTGALQELRTRVDMLEQKLQLLLAPFHSLSPSGLDEDSSDLTSWLARSFQQLDRIDSLSEQILFLEERLETCSCKNES, from the exons ATGTGCAGGATCAGCTGCCTCCTCGCGGGATTTACTCTAATCCTCGGTGTGACTGGCAATGGCTATTTGTACCGCTCTGG AACCACGTACAAAGTTGCTTATCGCCAGATTTCCAGGAAAATTCCTCAGCAGTTGTATGCATGTTGCCCTGGGTGGAGGAGGACCAACCAACATCCTTATGCCTGCCGCAAAG CTCCTTGCAGAATTCCTTGTCGGAATGGCGGGGCATGTTCAGATGTCAACAGATGTGACTGTCCGCCAGGATGGAGTGGAAAATCCTGCCAGACAG ATGTGGATGAATGCAGCAGAGGGAGCCATGCCTGTGCCCATCAGTGTGTCAACATGGCGGGCAGTTACTGCTGCACGTGTCTTGAGGGTTACAGGCTGTTTGCCGATGGCAAATCTTGTCATCCGATACCAAAACTCACTGACGAAAAAATAGACATCCCATCACTGGAAAACACTTCTG GCACATCCGATGCAGTGACAGGAGCCCTGCAAGAACTCAGGACCAGGGTGGACATGCTGGAGCAG AAACTTCAGCTGCTTCTGGCTCCTTTCCACAGTCTGAGTCCATCAGGACTGGATGAGGACAGCTCAGACCTGACGAGTTGGCTGGCCCGCTCCTTCCAGCAGCTTGACCGAATAGACTCACTCAGCGAGCAGATCTTGTTCCTAGAAGAACGCCTGGAGACCT